From the Longimicrobium sp. genome, one window contains:
- the miaA gene encoding tRNA (adenosine(37)-N6)-dimethylallyltransferase MiaA gives MIADALAIVGPTSSGKTALSIDVARRLDAEIISMDSRAVFQGMDIGTAKPTAEERGGIPHWGIDIASPAERFSAAKWATYARGKIQEIRGRGRVPMLVGGTGFFLRALTHPIFQEPPLDPAARARITTLMERMSDAELLRWLEPHDPGSAERLRHWGGRQRLMRALEVPLLTGRSLSWWHEHSPPEEAPVPVLPFVLQVPRERLHAGIDRRIGQMVESGLLDEVRALVERYGENAPGLNAHGYAELVPYFRGERTLDEALALVGANTKSYTKRQMTWFRTKLPEGAVWLDATRPRAELVNEIVTRWRQATSEPEP, from the coding sequence ATGATCGCCGACGCGCTGGCCATCGTAGGCCCCACATCGTCCGGCAAGACCGCGCTCTCCATCGACGTCGCGCGGCGGCTGGACGCGGAGATCATCTCCATGGACTCGCGCGCCGTGTTCCAGGGGATGGACATCGGCACGGCGAAGCCCACGGCCGAGGAGCGGGGCGGCATTCCGCACTGGGGCATCGACATCGCCAGCCCCGCCGAGCGGTTCAGCGCGGCCAAGTGGGCCACGTACGCGCGCGGGAAAATCCAGGAGATCCGCGGCCGCGGGCGCGTGCCCATGCTCGTGGGCGGCACCGGGTTCTTTCTGCGCGCCCTCACGCATCCCATCTTTCAGGAGCCGCCGCTGGACCCGGCCGCCCGCGCCCGCATCACCACGCTGATGGAGCGGATGAGCGATGCCGAGCTGCTGCGCTGGCTGGAGCCGCACGATCCCGGATCCGCCGAGCGCCTGCGGCACTGGGGCGGGCGCCAGCGGCTGATGCGCGCGCTGGAGGTGCCGCTGCTCACGGGCCGATCGCTGTCGTGGTGGCACGAGCACTCGCCGCCGGAAGAGGCGCCCGTCCCCGTGCTGCCGTTCGTGCTGCAGGTGCCGCGCGAACGGCTTCACGCGGGGATCGACCGGCGCATCGGGCAGATGGTTGAGTCGGGGCTGCTGGACGAGGTGCGCGCACTGGTCGAGCGCTACGGCGAGAACGCGCCGGGGCTGAACGCCCACGGCTACGCCGAGCTGGTCCCGTATTTCCGTGGCGAGCGAACGCTGGACGAGGCGCTGGCGCTGGTGGGTGCGAACACCAAGTCGTACACCAAGCGCCAGATGACTTGGTTCCGCACCAAGCTTCCCGAGGGCGCCGTCTGGCTGGATGCCACGAGGCCGCGGGCGGAACTCGTGAACGAGATTGTTACACGCTGGCGGCAGGCGACGAGCGAACCTGAACCGTAG